The following proteins are encoded in a genomic region of Reichenbachiella sp.:
- a CDS encoding YCF48-related protein encodes MKNHLIFFALILLAACEPSKKTYIWDEFAVEGDASFRGISVLNEKVIWVSGTNGLVLKTENGGQDWEEVYIPDTDSLDFRDVEVLTKDEIVLMSAGPDSLSNIFKSNDGGRHWEKTLANEDSLGFFDGIAFWNQSEGILGGDPIDGKLFLMKTTDGGETWQRIHPDKLPEMNEGEFGGFAASGSHLTVKGNSIWVGSGAATSRVFYSKDRGEHWEVVYTPIIQGEGTQGIFSIDFFDENTGVAVGGDYKKENEGDKNVILTKDGSETWSLSQSFPIYQSSVRYLSEDELISVGPAGCYQSIDGGLTWSAFGDSGFHTLDVAEDGTIWAAGKEGRIAQLTSK; translated from the coding sequence ATGAAAAACCATTTGATCTTTTTTGCCCTGATTTTATTAGCCGCATGCGAGCCCTCTAAGAAGACCTATATCTGGGATGAATTCGCCGTAGAAGGTGATGCCTCATTTCGAGGAATTTCGGTGCTGAATGAAAAAGTCATCTGGGTATCCGGCACCAATGGGTTGGTGCTCAAAACAGAAAATGGAGGACAAGATTGGGAAGAGGTTTATATACCTGACACTGATTCGCTTGACTTTAGAGATGTAGAAGTACTGACCAAAGACGAAATCGTGTTGATGAGTGCTGGCCCAGACTCCCTTTCGAATATTTTTAAATCGAATGATGGAGGTAGACATTGGGAGAAGACGCTGGCGAATGAAGATAGCCTTGGATTTTTCGATGGTATAGCCTTTTGGAATCAATCAGAAGGAATTCTGGGAGGAGATCCAATTGATGGCAAATTGTTTTTGATGAAAACAACCGATGGAGGAGAAACCTGGCAAAGAATTCATCCTGACAAATTGCCAGAAATGAATGAAGGAGAATTCGGAGGTTTTGCAGCAAGTGGTAGTCATTTGACCGTAAAAGGCAATTCTATCTGGGTAGGGTCTGGGGCGGCCACCTCCAGAGTTTTTTATTCCAAAGACCGAGGAGAACATTGGGAAGTCGTTTATACACCGATCATACAAGGAGAAGGAACTCAAGGTATCTTTTCCATTGACTTTTTTGACGAAAATACTGGCGTAGCTGTGGGTGGTGATTACAAAAAAGAAAACGAAGGTGACAAGAATGTCATTCTTACCAAAGACGGTAGCGAAACTTGGTCACTCAGTCAGAGTTTTCCTATTTATCAATCTTCTGTCCGGTACCTTTCGGAAGATGAATTAATATCGGTGGGACCCGCGGGCTGTTATCAATCTATCGATGGTGGTTTGACCTGGTCAGCTTTTGGTGATTCTGGATTTCACACACTGGATGTAGCCGAAGATGGGACTATTTGGGCTGCAGGAAAAGAGGGACGAATTGCCCAATTGACATCCAAATGA
- a CDS encoding GreA/GreB family elongation factor gives MISKQKVHQACLDLLEQKINISWQGMEEAQASANNETKSSAGDKYETGRAMSQRERDLHARQLAELMNMKKTLTNIDPDKVNSTVELGALVETEASAFYISASLGAVEINSEKIMVISAISPIAQAMLGKKSGDTFEWMKKVNMVVGVR, from the coding sequence ATGATAAGCAAACAAAAGGTGCATCAAGCTTGTCTTGATCTACTCGAACAAAAGATAAACATCTCCTGGCAAGGCATGGAAGAGGCACAGGCCAGTGCCAATAATGAAACCAAATCATCTGCAGGAGACAAATATGAAACTGGCAGAGCCATGAGCCAGCGTGAAAGAGATTTGCATGCTCGCCAGCTTGCAGAGCTCATGAATATGAAGAAAACGTTGACCAATATTGACCCAGACAAAGTCAATTCAACAGTTGAGCTAGGGGCTTTGGTGGAAACAGAAGCTTCCGCTTTTTACATTTCAGCGAGTCTAGGAGCAGTTGAAATAAATAGTGAGAAAATTATGGTCATCTCTGCCATTTCTCCGATTGCGCAGGCCATGCTCGGCAAAAAATCAGGAGACACTTTCGAGTGGATGAAGAAGGTGAATATGGTAGTGGGTGTGAGATAG
- a CDS encoding type II toxin-antitoxin system PemK/MazF family toxin, giving the protein MRQGEIWELYLDPVKDGEQSGRRPAVIISGNLLNQKLQVVIVCPLTTSIKAYKGNVILEPDQLNNLPKVSEVLTFHIRSVAKARLKKRIGYILPDQVERIKNTLGDILRY; this is encoded by the coding sequence ATGAGACAAGGTGAAATCTGGGAGCTATATTTAGATCCAGTTAAAGATGGGGAGCAATCTGGCCGACGCCCTGCAGTTATTATTAGTGGCAACTTACTTAATCAGAAACTTCAGGTAGTGATTGTATGTCCACTTACTACTTCTATCAAAGCGTACAAAGGAAATGTGATCTTAGAACCGGATCAATTGAATAATCTACCGAAAGTATCAGAAGTTCTCACTTTTCATATTCGCTCAGTAGCCAAAGCCAGACTGAAGAAAAGAATTGGGTACATCTTGCCCGATCAAGTTGAAAGGATTAAGAATACTTTGGGCGATATTTTGAGATATTAA
- a CDS encoding ribbon-helix-helix domain-containing protein produces MSTFTSSLPDSLLARLNDAAKELKLPKNKLIERALDIYLDQLTRAQYAASYDQAGKDDEIMSIAEEGMAEYLIQVNSADETR; encoded by the coding sequence ATGAGCACATTCACTTCTTCTTTGCCGGATTCGCTGCTTGCGAGACTCAATGATGCAGCAAAAGAATTAAAGCTGCCAAAAAACAAATTGATCGAGCGAGCATTGGATATTTATCTTGATCAACTCACGCGTGCGCAATACGCTGCTTCTTATGATCAGGCAGGAAAAGACGATGAAATAATGTCGATTGCCGAGGAAGGAATGGCAGAATACCTAATTCAAGTAAATTCTGCCGATGAGACAAGGTGA
- a CDS encoding ion transporter → MRKRIFHILEPSNKKDLSHYFDLFIMAMICLSVVDIILESEATLRAKYGNWFQYFEVCSVVTFSIEYGLRVWTCIEKKKYASPFSGRIKYMTHPMALVDLIAILPFYLPFVGIDLRFLRILRLFRIFRVLKMARYSSAFNLIRSVFKEKKEELLVTSVFIVIILIIISTLMYYLEREAQPDHFSSISKSLWWGIVTLTTVGYGDVYPITALGKALGGIITLLSIGLIALPSGILASGYTEQIIRRKESKRKNDKKENL, encoded by the coding sequence TTGAGAAAACGAATTTTCCACATCCTTGAGCCTTCGAATAAGAAAGACCTGAGTCACTATTTTGACCTTTTTATTATGGCCATGATATGCTTGAGCGTTGTGGACATCATTTTGGAATCAGAGGCAACACTAAGAGCTAAATATGGAAATTGGTTTCAATATTTCGAAGTGTGTTCTGTAGTTACGTTCAGCATTGAATATGGATTGAGAGTTTGGACCTGTATTGAGAAAAAGAAATATGCTTCTCCATTTTCAGGGAGGATTAAATACATGACTCACCCAATGGCTCTCGTTGACTTAATAGCCATTTTACCTTTCTATTTGCCTTTTGTTGGAATTGATTTAAGGTTCTTAAGAATTCTTCGGTTATTCAGAATTTTCAGAGTGTTGAAAATGGCTAGGTATTCAAGTGCCTTTAACCTCATAAGAAGCGTATTTAAAGAGAAGAAGGAAGAGCTGCTTGTTACATCTGTTTTTATAGTAATTATTCTAATTATTATATCCACCCTTATGTACTATTTGGAACGAGAGGCTCAACCAGATCATTTTTCAAGCATTTCCAAATCTTTATGGTGGGGAATTGTGACGCTGACCACAGTTGGTTATGGCGACGTATACCCGATAACAGCTCTTGGGAAAGCCTTAGGAGGTATAATTACCTTATTAAGTATTGGGCTTATTGCACTACCTTCAGGTATTCTAGCTTCAGGGTATACAGAGCAGATAATAAGAAGAAAAGAATCAAAACGGAAAAATGATAAGAAGGAAAACTTGTAG
- a CDS encoding nuclear transport factor 2 family protein: MKKLLIIPLTLWSMSLLAQSSEEKQVMQVVERVFEAMKSSDSTLLKACFTADAATFTLFTDKEGKSQIRKGSLQRFIDAVGQPKEDVWNEPIWNEKVEIDGPLAAVWVDYAFYLNNQFLHCGVDAFQLVKTVEGWKIFHLADTRRKTDCVVPDEVRESIGAK, translated from the coding sequence ATGAAAAAACTATTAATCATCCCCCTGACCTTATGGTCTATGAGCTTATTAGCACAGTCATCAGAAGAAAAGCAAGTCATGCAAGTAGTTGAGCGTGTATTTGAAGCCATGAAAAGTAGTGACAGCACGCTGCTCAAGGCATGTTTTACAGCTGATGCGGCAACCTTTACTTTGTTTACCGATAAGGAAGGCAAGTCTCAGATAAGAAAAGGATCTCTTCAGCGATTCATAGATGCGGTGGGTCAGCCAAAAGAAGATGTTTGGAATGAGCCCATTTGGAACGAGAAAGTAGAAATTGATGGCCCATTGGCGGCGGTTTGGGTAGACTATGCCTTTTACCTGAACAATCAATTTTTACATTGTGGCGTGGACGCTTTTCAGTTGGTAAAAACTGTGGAAGGGTGGAAAATTTTCCATTTGGCGGATACAAGAAGAAAGACTGATTGTGTAGTGCCTGACGAGGTGAGGGAGAGCATTGGTGCAAAATAG
- the hisIE gene encoding bifunctional phosphoribosyl-AMP cyclohydrolase/phosphoribosyl-ATP diphosphatase HisIE, with product MDNPLSKIDYNKTNGLVPAIIQDAKTKNVLMLGYMNEEAVAKTQETGNVTFYSRSKERLWTKGEESGNFLELVDLKVDCDNDTLLIQAKPVGPTCHKGTDTCWGEANSSNFAFLSKLEAVIKDRHDNPDEESYTSSLFKKGINKVAQKVGEEAVEVVIEAKDNSEELFLNESADLLYHYMILLRAKGYDLEDVVKVLEDRH from the coding sequence ATGGACAATCCACTGTCAAAAATCGACTACAATAAAACCAACGGCTTGGTGCCAGCCATCATTCAGGATGCCAAAACAAAAAATGTTTTGATGCTTGGCTATATGAACGAAGAGGCGGTAGCCAAAACTCAAGAAACCGGTAATGTGACTTTTTACAGCCGATCAAAAGAAAGGCTCTGGACCAAAGGAGAAGAAAGTGGCAACTTCTTGGAGTTGGTAGACCTGAAGGTGGATTGCGATAATGATACTTTGCTGATCCAAGCCAAGCCAGTAGGCCCGACTTGTCACAAGGGCACGGATACTTGCTGGGGTGAGGCGAACAGTTCGAACTTTGCATTTTTGTCTAAGCTAGAGGCAGTGATTAAAGATCGGCATGACAATCCTGACGAGGAGTCTTACACGTCGTCTTTATTCAAAAAAGGCATCAACAAAGTGGCTCAAAAGGTAGGTGAAGAGGCCGTAGAAGTTGTAATCGAAGCCAAAGACAACAGCGAAGAACTATTCCTCAATGAGTCTGCGGATTTGCTTTACCACTATATGATTTTACTTAGGGCAAAAGGGTATGACTTGGAGGATGTAGTGAAGGTCTTAGAAGATAGACACTGA
- the hisF gene encoding imidazole glycerol phosphate synthase subunit HisF gives MLTKRIVPCLDIKNGRTVKGVNFVNLRDAGDPVELAAAYSEQGADELVFLDITATGDGRKTTAELVEKVAEKVNIPFTVGGGIKSVEDVYTLLHRGADKISINSWAVKEPKVLDELAAQFGSQCVVLAVDAKQIYGKWKVHLVGGKVPTEIDLFDWVQEAESRGAGEILFTSMDHDGSKNGFANDALAKISELVKIPVIASGGAGNIQDFADAFTKGKADAALAASVFHFKEIEIPVLKKELKNQGIAIRI, from the coding sequence ATGTTGACTAAAAGAATAGTGCCTTGTTTGGACATCAAAAATGGCCGAACAGTAAAAGGCGTCAATTTTGTGAATCTACGCGATGCAGGAGACCCTGTAGAACTGGCTGCGGCCTACTCTGAGCAGGGTGCCGACGAGCTGGTGTTTTTGGATATTACTGCCACGGGCGACGGGCGAAAGACCACTGCGGAATTAGTAGAAAAAGTGGCGGAGAAGGTCAACATCCCTTTTACCGTAGGAGGTGGTATCAAATCCGTAGAGGACGTGTATACCTTGCTGCACAGAGGAGCGGATAAAATTTCGATCAACTCCTGGGCCGTGAAAGAACCCAAGGTGTTGGATGAGCTGGCGGCACAATTTGGGAGCCAATGTGTGGTACTGGCCGTAGATGCCAAGCAGATCTACGGCAAGTGGAAAGTGCATTTGGTGGGTGGCAAAGTGCCAACGGAAATCGACTTGTTCGACTGGGTGCAAGAAGCAGAATCTCGAGGGGCCGGGGAAATCCTATTCACCTCGATGGATCACGACGGCTCTAAAAATGGATTTGCGAACGATGCATTGGCTAAAATCTCTGAATTGGTGAAAATTCCAGTGATTGCTTCCGGTGGTGCTGGGAATATTCAGGATTTTGCAGATGCATTTACCAAAGGAAAAGCTGATGCTGCCTTAGCGGCCAGTGTATTCCATTTTAAAGAAATTGAAATCCCTGTATTGAAAAAAGAATTAAAAAATCAGGGAATCGCAATAAGAATTTAA
- the hisA gene encoding 1-(5-phosphoribosyl)-5-[(5-phosphoribosylamino)methylideneamino]imidazole-4-carboxamide isomerase has translation MRIIPAIDIIDGKCVRLTKGDYDQKKIYNENPLEVAKMFEGAGIRYLHLVDLDGSKAKEIRNAKVLDQIASKTSLKIDFGGGIRTDQDINIAFNAGAKQVNLGSVAIENRKIYGEWLKKFGADKIILSADSTNRKIAINGWQEESEVDLFDLIMEYQDMGNRYIVCTDIAKDGMLQGIAVDLYKDLMNDFPDQKIIASGGVKDIADVEAAAALKMDGIIIGKAIYEDKISLKQLQKYVD, from the coding sequence ATGAGAATAATACCAGCAATAGATATCATAGACGGAAAGTGTGTACGACTGACCAAGGGCGACTACGATCAGAAAAAGATCTACAACGAAAACCCCTTGGAGGTAGCCAAAATGTTTGAAGGAGCAGGCATTCGCTATTTGCATTTGGTGGATTTGGATGGCTCTAAGGCCAAAGAAATCCGAAACGCTAAAGTGTTGGATCAGATCGCTTCTAAGACGAGTTTGAAGATTGATTTTGGAGGAGGCATCCGGACGGATCAGGATATCAACATTGCCTTTAATGCAGGAGCCAAACAGGTAAATCTGGGTAGTGTGGCTATCGAAAATCGTAAGATTTATGGTGAATGGTTGAAGAAATTTGGTGCTGACAAAATTATATTGAGCGCCGACTCTACGAATAGAAAAATAGCTATCAATGGATGGCAGGAAGAGTCTGAGGTAGATTTGTTTGATCTGATTATGGAATATCAGGACATGGGCAACAGATACATCGTTTGTACAGACATAGCCAAAGACGGAATGCTTCAGGGCATAGCAGTGGATTTGTACAAAGATTTGATGAATGACTTTCCAGATCAGAAAATCATCGCCAGTGGAGGCGTGAAAGACATCGCCGATGTGGAAGCCGCTGCTGCTTTGAAAATGGATGGGATCATCATAGGCAAGGCGATCTATGAAGACAAAATTTCATTGAAACAACTACAGAAATATGTTGACTAA
- the hisH gene encoding imidazole glycerol phosphate synthase subunit HisH: MSKVIIIDYGAGNVKSVKFACERLGLDTTLSNDAEEIASADKLIFPGQGEASSSMRSLEKYGLVDVIKEAKQPFLGICLGMQMMCEYSEENDTKGLGLFPLPVKLFPDKGLKVPHMGWNEIEGLKTPLMEGLKEKEYMYFVHSYYVPDSEWTIARANYPEPFSAALHKDNFYGCQFHPEKSGEFGQRILKNFIEL; encoded by the coding sequence ATGAGTAAGGTAATCATTATCGACTATGGTGCCGGCAATGTGAAGTCGGTAAAGTTTGCGTGTGAAAGGTTGGGTTTGGATACCACCCTGAGCAATGACGCAGAGGAGATTGCCTCAGCTGACAAATTGATTTTTCCGGGGCAGGGAGAAGCGAGTAGCTCCATGCGATCACTCGAAAAATACGGTCTTGTGGATGTGATTAAAGAGGCGAAGCAGCCATTTTTAGGCATCTGTCTGGGCATGCAGATGATGTGCGAATACTCCGAAGAAAATGACACCAAGGGCTTGGGACTCTTCCCTTTGCCCGTCAAATTATTTCCCGATAAGGGACTAAAGGTGCCACACATGGGATGGAACGAAATAGAAGGGCTGAAGACGCCATTGATGGAAGGTTTGAAAGAAAAAGAGTACATGTATTTTGTACATTCGTACTACGTGCCAGATTCGGAGTGGACGATTGCGAGAGCGAATTATCCTGAGCCTTTTAGTGCGGCGTTGCACAAGGACAATTTTTATGGTTGCCAGTTTCATCCAGAAAAGAGCGGGGAATTTGGACAGCGAATTTTGAAGAATTTTATTGAATTATAA
- the hisB gene encoding bifunctional histidinol-phosphatase/imidazoleglycerol-phosphate dehydratase HisB, with protein sequence MKKVLFIDRDGTLVLEPPVDYQLDSLEKLEFYPGVFHWMSKIAKLGYELVMVTNQDGLGTDSFPEDTFWPAHDKCMKAFENEGVVFDAVKIDRSFPADNAPTRKPRTGMLTEYMNGDYDLANSFVIGDRITDVELAKNLGAKAIFIANVEGLGAEEISTKVEELQSCIVLTTTDWQDIYELVARGSRKAAVKRTTKETDIDIEVELDGTGQANIDTGIKFFDHMLDQIAKHGLLDLKVIVKGDLEVDEHHTIEDTGIALGEAIAEALGNKKGIERYGFCLPMDDCLCQVALDFGGRNWIVWEAEFKREMVGKMPTEMFFHFFKSFSDAAKCNLNIKAEGDNEHHKIEGIFKAFAKAIKMSVKQDKDKMILPSTKGML encoded by the coding sequence ATGAAAAAAGTATTATTTATAGATCGTGATGGAACGTTGGTGCTGGAGCCACCGGTAGATTATCAGCTGGATTCGCTGGAGAAACTGGAGTTTTATCCAGGTGTGTTTCATTGGATGTCTAAAATCGCTAAGCTTGGATATGAATTGGTGATGGTGACTAATCAGGACGGATTGGGAACGGATTCTTTTCCTGAAGACACCTTCTGGCCGGCGCACGACAAGTGCATGAAGGCCTTCGAAAACGAGGGAGTGGTATTCGATGCAGTAAAAATCGACCGAAGCTTCCCAGCCGATAATGCACCGACCCGAAAACCAAGAACCGGCATGCTTACCGAATACATGAATGGGGATTATGATTTGGCTAATTCTTTTGTGATAGGTGATCGAATCACGGACGTAGAGCTGGCGAAGAATCTGGGAGCTAAAGCCATTTTCATAGCCAATGTAGAAGGGCTAGGTGCAGAAGAAATTTCCACGAAAGTGGAAGAACTGCAATCTTGTATCGTACTTACCACCACCGACTGGCAAGACATCTATGAACTGGTAGCCAGAGGCTCAAGAAAAGCAGCTGTAAAGCGCACCACCAAAGAAACGGACATCGATATCGAAGTAGAACTAGATGGTACGGGCCAGGCCAATATCGATACAGGCATCAAGTTTTTCGACCACATGCTGGATCAGATCGCAAAGCACGGCCTATTGGATTTGAAGGTAATAGTAAAAGGTGATTTGGAAGTGGACGAACACCATACGATTGAAGATACAGGTATCGCTTTGGGTGAAGCGATTGCTGAAGCGTTGGGCAATAAGAAAGGAATCGAGCGCTATGGGTTTTGCTTGCCGATGGACGATTGCCTTTGTCAGGTAGCATTGGATTTTGGCGGACGAAATTGGATTGTATGGGAGGCAGAATTCAAGAGAGAAATGGTCGGTAAAATGCCCACCGAAATGTTCTTTCACTTCTTCAAGTCTTTTTCTGATGCGGCCAAGTGTAATTTGAATATCAAGGCAGAAGGAGACAACGAACACCACAAGATTGAAGGCATATTCAAAGCATTCGCGAAAGCGATAAAAATGTCTGTGAAACAAGACAAGGACAAAATGATTTTACCATCTACGAAAGGCATGCTATGA
- the hisC gene encoding histidinol-phosphate transaminase yields MDISKLIRKNILSLTPYSSARDEFDHVAEVYLDANENPFENGYNRYPDPYQKKVKERLSEIKSVTAENILLGNGSDEVLDLIYRAFCEPGVDNVVSHNPSYGMYPVLSEINNVPLRKVNLDEGFQLNAQSIIGASDDQTKLFFICSPNNPSGNILAKEEIKKILDLQKGLVIIDEAYIDFAATDSWLSELDKYPNLIVCQTLSKAWGLAGLRVGMCFASTEIIQVLNAIKPPYNVNELSQQAALKALNEEESFKSNLKIILDEKLKMEQALDELPCILTRFPSDANFILVRVEDAKGLYDFLMERQIIVRNRSKEYLCENCLRLTIGTPEENRRLLEGIKEYNRT; encoded by the coding sequence ATGGATATTTCGAAACTCATACGGAAAAACATTCTGAGTCTGACGCCCTATAGCTCGGCCAGAGACGAGTTTGATCATGTGGCCGAGGTGTATCTCGATGCCAATGAAAACCCATTCGAAAATGGCTATAATCGCTACCCAGACCCTTATCAAAAGAAAGTCAAAGAGCGACTGAGCGAAATCAAGAGTGTGACAGCTGAAAACATCCTGCTCGGTAATGGCAGCGATGAAGTATTGGATTTGATCTATCGTGCATTTTGTGAGCCTGGTGTGGATAATGTGGTTTCTCACAATCCGAGCTATGGCATGTATCCGGTACTCTCAGAGATCAACAATGTGCCACTGAGAAAAGTGAATCTGGACGAAGGCTTTCAGCTCAATGCGCAATCGATAATCGGCGCATCAGATGATCAGACCAAGTTGTTTTTCATCTGCTCGCCCAACAATCCTTCAGGCAATATTTTAGCCAAGGAAGAGATTAAAAAAATATTAGACCTTCAAAAGGGATTGGTAATCATTGATGAAGCTTACATTGATTTTGCAGCAACTGATTCATGGTTATCTGAGTTGGATAAATATCCCAATCTGATTGTTTGCCAAACCTTGTCTAAGGCTTGGGGACTGGCAGGGTTGAGAGTGGGGATGTGCTTCGCCTCAACAGAAATCATCCAGGTGCTCAATGCAATTAAACCGCCATACAATGTGAATGAACTGTCACAGCAGGCTGCACTGAAAGCATTAAACGAAGAAGAAAGTTTCAAATCCAATTTGAAAATCATATTGGATGAAAAGCTGAAGATGGAGCAGGCACTCGATGAGTTGCCATGTATCTTGACACGCTTTCCATCAGATGCCAATTTCATCTTGGTAAGAGTAGAAGATGCCAAAGGGCTTTATGATTTTCTCATGGAAAGGCAGATCATAGTAAGAAATCGCTCGAAAGAATATTTGTGTGAAAATTGTCTGAGATTGACGATTGGCACGCCGGAGGAGAATCGGAGGTTGTTGGAGGGGATTAAAGAATATAACAGAACTTAA
- the hisD gene encoding histidinol dehydrogenase, which translates to MILAKNPDRKDWDKLTKRPALKQQNLQQLVNEVFQAIQEEGDRAVLSYTKIFDKAEVETLKATPEELASAGNRISDDLKAAIRLAGANIEKFHRAQTPQVVEVETVPGVKCWQEVRSIERVGIYIPGGTAPLFSTVLMLAIPAQIAGCKDIVLCTPPDKNGQINPAILFAAQYAGVTQVFKVGGIQAIGSMTFGTESIPKVNKIFGPGNQYVTAAKQRATQLGVAIDMPAGPSELLVLADETANAEFVVSDLLSQAEHGTDSQVICVVKSASLIPKIQEQLLNQLPSLPRKDIARKAIENSKLILMEDDQACLDFINEYAPEHFILCVENESFYLNGLMNAGSVFIGNYTPESAGDYASGTNHTLPTNGFAKSFSGVNIDAFCKKITFQKITEEGIRRIGPAIEFMAEAEQLKAHKLAVTKRLLSL; encoded by the coding sequence ATGATTTTAGCCAAAAATCCAGATCGAAAAGATTGGGACAAGTTGACCAAACGTCCTGCCTTGAAGCAACAAAATCTTCAGCAGCTGGTGAATGAAGTATTTCAAGCCATACAAGAAGAAGGTGATCGCGCAGTTTTGTCTTACACCAAAATTTTCGATAAGGCCGAAGTAGAAACTTTGAAGGCCACACCAGAGGAATTAGCAAGTGCTGGAAATAGAATTTCAGATGACTTGAAAGCAGCTATTCGTTTGGCTGGTGCGAACATTGAGAAATTTCATAGAGCTCAAACTCCTCAAGTAGTAGAAGTTGAAACCGTTCCCGGTGTGAAATGCTGGCAAGAGGTTCGCTCGATTGAGCGTGTGGGCATATACATTCCAGGAGGCACGGCGCCATTGTTTTCTACGGTGCTGATGTTGGCTATACCGGCACAAATTGCTGGTTGCAAGGATATTGTACTATGTACACCACCAGACAAAAATGGACAGATCAATCCTGCCATTCTTTTTGCTGCGCAATATGCTGGAGTGACACAAGTGTTTAAAGTCGGAGGGATTCAGGCCATTGGTTCAATGACCTTCGGTACCGAAAGCATACCGAAAGTGAACAAGATATTCGGGCCAGGCAACCAATATGTGACCGCTGCCAAACAAAGAGCGACGCAACTCGGCGTGGCTATCGATATGCCGGCCGGGCCTTCCGAGCTTTTGGTTTTAGCCGATGAAACGGCCAATGCTGAGTTTGTGGTGTCTGATCTACTGTCTCAGGCCGAGCACGGCACAGATAGCCAGGTGATTTGTGTGGTCAAGTCTGCCAGCCTCATTCCGAAAATTCAGGAGCAATTATTGAATCAATTGCCTTCTTTACCAAGAAAGGACATTGCTCGAAAGGCTATTGAAAACTCCAAGTTGATTTTGATGGAAGATGACCAAGCGTGTCTTGATTTTATCAATGAATATGCGCCAGAGCATTTTATCCTTTGTGTGGAAAACGAAAGCTTTTATCTCAATGGCTTGATGAATGCTGGATCTGTATTCATCGGAAACTATACGCCAGAGAGCGCGGGAGACTATGCTTCTGGCACCAATCACACCTTGCCTACCAATGGCTTTGCAAAGTCTTTCAGTGGCGTGAATATTGACGCTTTTTGTAAAAAAATCACTTTTCAGAAAATCACAGAAGAAGGCATTCGTCGTATCGGGCCAGCCATCGAATTTATGGCGGAGGCTGAGCAATTGAAAGCCCACAAATTAGCAGTCACCAAAAGATTATTGTCTCTGTAA
- the hisG gene encoding ATP phosphoribosyltransferase, translating to MSKLKIAVQKSGRLNEDSIGLLKNCGIHIDNGKDQLKASASNYPLEVLYLRNGDIPQYVEDGVADLAIVGENLLVESQNDIEVVRKLGFSKCKLSLAVPKDVAYEGVQFFEGKKIATSYPNTLTQYLKENNVNAEIHLIKGSVEIAPNIGLAEGICDLVSSGSTLFKNGLKEADTILTSEACLVKSKKLNAEQNALLDTLLFRLDAVQKGKKSKYVLMNVPNDKLEHVVSILPGMRSPTVLPLAEEGWSSVHSVIEEGKFWEVIDQLKAAGAEGLLIVPIEKMVL from the coding sequence ATGAGTAAACTTAAAATTGCAGTTCAGAAATCAGGAAGGTTAAACGAAGACTCTATCGGTCTACTCAAAAACTGCGGTATCCATATTGACAATGGCAAGGATCAGCTGAAAGCTAGTGCATCAAATTACCCATTGGAGGTGCTATATCTTAGAAATGGTGATATTCCACAGTATGTAGAAGATGGAGTGGCCGATTTGGCCATCGTGGGCGAAAACTTGTTGGTGGAAAGCCAAAATGATATAGAAGTAGTTAGAAAATTAGGGTTCTCTAAATGCAAACTTTCACTCGCAGTACCAAAGGATGTAGCCTATGAGGGTGTGCAGTTTTTTGAAGGTAAAAAAATAGCAACCTCCTACCCAAATACACTCACTCAGTACCTGAAAGAAAACAATGTCAATGCCGAAATTCACTTGATCAAAGGGTCTGTAGAAATTGCGCCAAACATCGGACTGGCGGAAGGTATTTGCGATTTAGTAAGCTCTGGGAGTACATTATTTAAGAATGGCTTGAAAGAAGCAGATACTATTCTGACTTCAGAAGCCTGTCTGGTAAAAAGTAAAAAACTGAACGCCGAACAAAACGCATTGCTTGACACGCTACTTTTTAGATTGGATGCCGTACAAAAAGGGAAGAAATCTAAGTATGTATTGATGAACGTGCCAAATGACAAACTCGAACATGTAGTGAGTATCTTGCCTGGCATGAGAAGTCCTACGGTATTGCCTTTGGCAGAAGAAGGCTGGAGTTCGGTGCACTCTGTAATCGAAGAAGGTAAATTTTGGGAGGTGATCGATCAGCTCAAAGCAGCTGGTGCAGAAGGCCTATTGATTGTTCCAATAGAAAAAATGGTATTATGA